The Gemmatimonadales bacterium genome includes a window with the following:
- a CDS encoding menaquinone biosynthesis decarboxylase codes for MTIDTLRDFVREIERAGELVRVAHPVDIKLEIAEITDRVMKSPGGGPALLFEKPVLANGKTSPVPVGINLFGSMRRMGISLGVERLDEIGGRISELLNLKVPDGLLGKLSMLPKLAEVAKFPPRTRSGKPACQSVVLQGDEVDLASLPILTTWPDDGGPYITFPMVITEDPSKGIRNVGMYRVQVIGRNTVAMHWQRHKVGAAHWREMAEKGERMPVVIALGGDPAAMYSASAPLPPMIDEFLFAGFLRKSPVELAKAVTCDLEVPAEADIVLEGYIDPSEPLVLEGPFGDHTGFYSLADYYPKVHITCVTMRKDPIYPATLVGRPPMEDYYLGHATERIFLPLLKLTTPEVVDYHMPACGIFHNLVFVSIDKQYPGHAYKVMNAMWGAGLMSLAKVIVVVDKHVNVQDPDEAWWIALNNIDPERDVRFSMGPVDVLDHASRSFSFGSKMGIDGTRKWPEEGFTREWPPLIEMDPATKRKVDEMWPKLGIKL; via the coding sequence ATGACGATAGACACGTTGCGGGACTTCGTACGAGAGATCGAGCGCGCCGGTGAACTGGTGCGGGTCGCCCACCCGGTCGATATCAAACTCGAGATCGCAGAAATCACCGATCGGGTCATGAAGAGCCCTGGTGGCGGCCCGGCGCTGCTGTTCGAGAAGCCGGTGCTGGCCAACGGCAAGACGAGCCCGGTTCCGGTCGGCATCAATCTGTTCGGCTCGATGCGCCGCATGGGCATTTCGCTCGGCGTGGAGCGCCTCGACGAAATCGGCGGCCGCATTTCCGAACTGCTCAACCTCAAGGTGCCGGACGGCCTGCTGGGCAAACTCTCGATGCTGCCGAAGCTGGCCGAGGTGGCCAAGTTTCCCCCGCGGACCCGGAGCGGCAAGCCGGCATGTCAGAGCGTCGTCCTGCAGGGCGACGAGGTCGACCTCGCCTCGCTGCCGATTCTGACGACCTGGCCCGATGACGGCGGACCATACATCACCTTCCCGATGGTGATCACGGAAGACCCCAGCAAGGGCATCCGCAACGTCGGGATGTACCGCGTCCAGGTCATCGGCAGGAACACCGTCGCGATGCACTGGCAGCGCCATAAGGTCGGTGCGGCACACTGGCGCGAAATGGCGGAGAAGGGTGAGCGGATGCCGGTCGTGATCGCGCTCGGCGGCGATCCCGCCGCGATGTACTCGGCCTCGGCGCCGCTGCCGCCGATGATCGACGAGTTTCTCTTCGCCGGCTTTCTGCGCAAGTCACCGGTGGAACTCGCCAAGGCCGTCACCTGCGATCTCGAAGTGCCCGCCGAGGCCGACATCGTGCTCGAGGGGTACATCGATCCCTCTGAGCCGCTGGTGCTCGAAGGCCCCTTCGGCGATCACACCGGCTTCTATTCGCTGGCCGACTACTATCCCAAGGTGCACATCACCTGCGTCACTATGCGGAAGGATCCGATCTATCCCGCCACGCTGGTGGGCCGCCCGCCGATGGAAGACTACTACCTCGGGCACGCGACCGAGCGAATCTTTCTGCCGCTCCTCAAGCTGACCACGCCGGAAGTCGTCGACTATCACATGCCGGCCTGCGGCATCTTCCACAACCTGGTCTTCGTCTCGATCGACAAGCAGTACCCGGGCCACGCCTATAAAGTCATGAATGCCATGTGGGGCGCCGGGTTGATGTCGCTCGCCAAGGTCATTGTCGTCGTCGACAAGCATGTCAACGTCCAAGACCCTGACGAGGCCTGGTGGATTGCGCTCAACAACATCGACCCCGAGCGCGACGTGCGGTTCAGCATGGGGCCCGTCGACGTGCTCGATCATGCCAGCCGCTCCTTCAGTTTCGGCAGCAAGATGGGCATCGACGGCACTCGTAAGTGGCCGGAGGAAGGCTTTACCCGCGAGTGGCCGCCGCTGATCGAGATGGATCCGGCCACCAAGCGGAAGGTCGATGAGATGTGGCCCAAGCTGGGCATCAAGCTGTGA
- the ubiA gene encoding putative 4-hydroxybenzoate polyprenyltransferase — protein sequence MSGIQPEAGGREGQTFAGGSLAIRYLNFVKLPHTLFALPFALLGVLAASFQTSIRWQTVLLVVIAFSAARWVAMGFNRIVDREFDAQNPRTRARELPSGALTLRQAWASVIVAGVVFVAAAGSLNSVCLWLSPVALVWIMTYSLAKRFTWWPHLWLGMSLAIAPVGGYLAVTGAWSDPWWVLLAVTVGVATWVAGFDMFYALPDEAFDRVTGLRSAVVRLGERRAILAAKLLHGLTIPALAAFGYGAGFGLWFYLGLVAAAGILAYEHQLVKPGDLSRLDAAFFTMNGVMSVTVFLFALLDRLV from the coding sequence GTGAGCGGTATCCAGCCCGAGGCGGGTGGACGGGAAGGTCAAACCTTCGCGGGCGGCTCGCTCGCGATCCGGTATCTCAATTTCGTCAAGCTGCCGCACACCCTGTTTGCGCTGCCCTTTGCGCTGCTTGGTGTGCTGGCCGCGTCGTTTCAAACCTCGATTCGGTGGCAGACCGTCCTGCTCGTGGTCATCGCTTTCTCGGCGGCCCGCTGGGTGGCGATGGGCTTCAATCGAATCGTCGACCGCGAGTTCGATGCCCAGAACCCGCGAACCCGCGCGCGCGAGTTGCCCAGCGGAGCCTTGACGCTGCGGCAAGCCTGGGCGTCGGTCATCGTCGCCGGGGTCGTGTTCGTCGCGGCGGCGGGGTCGCTCAATTCGGTCTGCCTCTGGTTGTCGCCCGTGGCGCTGGTCTGGATCATGACCTACAGCCTGGCCAAGCGCTTCACCTGGTGGCCCCACCTCTGGCTGGGGATGAGCCTCGCCATTGCGCCGGTCGGCGGGTATCTCGCCGTGACCGGCGCCTGGAGCGACCCCTGGTGGGTGCTGCTCGCGGTAACCGTAGGGGTGGCCACCTGGGTTGCGGGCTTCGATATGTTTTACGCGTTGCCGGACGAGGCCTTCGATCGAGTCACCGGCCTCCGCAGTGCCGTGGTCAGGCTGGGCGAGCGGCGCGCGATCCTCGCGGCCAAGCTGCTGCATGGACTCACGATTCCGGCGCTGGCGGCGTTCGGGTACGGCGCCGGGTTTGGGCTCTGGTTCTACTTGGGCCTCGTGGCCGCGGCCGGCATTCTGGCCTATGAGCACCAGCTCGTCAAACCGGGCGACCTGTCCCGGCTCGACGCCGCCTTCTTCACCATGAACGGTGTCATGAGCGTTACCGTGTTTCTGTTTGCACTGCTCGATCGGCTCGTCTAA